In Geobacter anodireducens, a genomic segment contains:
- a CDS encoding transcriptional repressor, which produces MKRAKKQIFHDYIAKHGLKSTRQRDIILDAFLSTDRHLSIEELYLRLRARHPNIGYATVYRTLKLFAESGIAREMQFGDGQTRYEHVLEGEHHDHLVCTGCGAIIEFENEAIEKLQNDVAAAHGFVITTHKLELYGLCAACRKEG; this is translated from the coding sequence ATGAAGCGGGCAAAAAAGCAAATTTTCCATGATTACATCGCCAAGCACGGGCTCAAGTCGACCCGCCAGCGGGATATCATTCTTGATGCCTTCCTTTCCACCGACCGCCACCTGAGCATCGAGGAGCTGTACCTCAGGCTCAGGGCCAGGCACCCGAACATCGGCTACGCCACGGTCTATCGCACCCTCAAGCTGTTCGCGGAATCGGGCATCGCCCGGGAGATGCAGTTCGGGGACGGCCAGACCCGCTACGAGCACGTGTTGGAAGGGGAGCACCACGACCACCTGGTCTGTACCGGGTGCGGCGCCATCATCGAGTTCGAGAACGAGGCCATCGAGAAGCTGCAGAACGATGTGGCCGCGGCCCACGGCTTCGTCATCACTACCCACAAGTTGGAGTTGTACGGCCTCTGCGCCGCCTGTCGCAAAGAGGGCTGA
- a CDS encoding methyltransferase domain-containing protein — MDRSSRNRLAERHIPRFSGDTLFDGIARAVCRAGCLPRKELYEAWEVARRVRRRFRGGRVVDLACGHGLLAWIMLLLDDSSPVALAVDRRVPPSATALAAALEDDWPRLRGRVRLLEADLAEVALGRDDLVVSAHACGGLTDLVLERAVAAGARVAVLPCCHDLAGADLAGLQGWLDGPLAMDVLRAAGLRERGYRVFTQQIPGDISPKNRLLLAEPVSFSPCR, encoded by the coding sequence ATGGACCGATCATCCCGTAATCGGCTTGCGGAAAGGCATATCCCCCGGTTCAGCGGGGATACCCTGTTCGACGGCATTGCCCGGGCAGTCTGCCGTGCGGGCTGTCTGCCGCGCAAGGAGCTGTACGAGGCGTGGGAGGTGGCGCGGCGGGTGCGCCGGCGCTTCCGGGGCGGGCGGGTGGTGGACCTGGCCTGCGGCCACGGCCTGCTGGCCTGGATCATGCTGCTGCTGGACGACAGTTCACCCGTAGCCCTGGCCGTGGACCGGCGTGTCCCGCCGAGCGCCACGGCACTGGCCGCGGCCCTGGAGGACGATTGGCCGCGTCTGCGGGGGCGCGTCCGGTTGCTGGAGGCGGATCTGGCGGAGGTGGCATTGGGCCGGGACGATCTGGTCGTCTCGGCCCATGCCTGCGGGGGGCTGACTGACCTGGTGCTGGAGCGGGCGGTGGCTGCCGGGGCGCGGGTGGCGGTGCTCCCCTGCTGCCACGATCTGGCCGGGGCCGACCTGGCCGGGCTGCAGGGGTGGCTGGACGGGCCCCTGGCCATGGATGTGCTGCGCGCGGCCGGCCTGCGGGAACGGGGCTACCGGGTCTTTACCCAGCAGATTCCGGGGGATATCTCACCCAAAAACCGGCTGCTGCTGGCCGAGCCTGTCTCTTTCAGTCCCTGCCGATGA
- a CDS encoding oxidoreductase produces the protein MSHLFEPLTIRSLTLPNRIAVSPMCMYSSEDGFANDWHLVHLGSRATGGAGLVLTEATAVTPQGRISPQDLGIWRDEHIEFLARIVHFITRRGSAAGIQLAHAGRKASTPAPWEQRTATLSGAEGGWPIVAPSPIPFDEGCIVPQELSTGEIDAITAAFVDAARRSLLAGFQIAEIHAAHGYLLHQFLSPLSNQRTDQYGGSFENRTRLLRTVVTAVREVWPEHLPLWVRISATDWVEGGWDIEQSVELVRRLLPLGVDLIDCSSGGSAPHARIPLGAGYQTQFAERIRRETGGKTGSVGLITAPAQADHIIRSGQADLVLLARELLRDPYWPLRAARELGHPSPWPAQYVRAAPHNTPAYLPKS, from the coding sequence ATGTCACATCTCTTCGAGCCCTTGACCATACGCAGCCTGACCCTGCCCAACCGCATCGCCGTATCCCCCATGTGCATGTATTCCAGCGAAGACGGCTTTGCCAACGACTGGCACCTGGTCCACCTGGGCAGCCGCGCAACCGGCGGCGCCGGCCTGGTGCTGACCGAGGCCACCGCCGTCACCCCCCAGGGGCGGATCAGCCCCCAAGACCTCGGCATCTGGCGCGACGAGCACATCGAATTTCTGGCCCGCATCGTCCACTTCATCACCCGGCGCGGTAGCGCCGCCGGCATCCAGCTGGCCCATGCCGGCCGCAAGGCGAGCACCCCGGCCCCGTGGGAACAGCGGACCGCCACCCTGTCCGGGGCCGAGGGGGGCTGGCCCATCGTGGCCCCCAGCCCCATCCCCTTTGACGAGGGGTGCATCGTACCGCAGGAACTGAGCACCGGGGAGATCGACGCCATCACGGCGGCCTTCGTGGACGCGGCCCGCCGCTCCCTGCTGGCCGGGTTCCAGATCGCCGAGATCCACGCAGCCCACGGCTACCTGCTGCACCAGTTCCTCTCGCCCCTCAGCAACCAGCGCACCGACCAGTACGGCGGCAGCTTCGAAAACCGCACCCGGCTGCTCCGGACCGTCGTTACCGCGGTCAGGGAGGTCTGGCCCGAGCACCTGCCGCTCTGGGTCAGGATCTCGGCCACCGACTGGGTCGAAGGGGGCTGGGACATCGAGCAGTCGGTGGAACTGGTGCGCCGGCTCCTGCCGCTGGGGGTCGATCTGATCGACTGCTCGTCCGGCGGCAGCGCCCCCCATGCCCGGATCCCCCTGGGCGCCGGCTACCAGACCCAGTTTGCCGAACGGATCAGGCGGGAGACCGGCGGCAAAACCGGGTCAGTCGGCCTGATCACGGCCCCGGCCCAGGCAGACCACATCATCCGTTCCGGCCAGGCCGACCTGGTGCTGCTGGCGCGGGAACTGCTGCGCGATCCCTACTGGCCCCTCAGGGCGGCCCGGGAACTGGGGCATCCATCCCCCTGGCCCGCCCAGTACGTCCGGGCCGCGCCGCACAACACCCCGGCCTATCTGCCGAAGAGTTGA
- a CDS encoding aldo/keto reductase codes for MKYLPLGSTDLTVSECGFGCIPIIRLPQDEAVRVLRHAFDRGITFFDTANAYRDSEEKMGIAFAGIRHKVVIATKSLLRSAEGVTGHVENSLRKLGTDYLDLYQLHQIAQGKDWAEVTGPSGALEAAMAAKAAGKVRHVGVTSHNLEMALKLVRTGLFDTIQFPFNLIEEGARDELLGAARNAGMAFICMKPFGGGVIDNAAVAFTYLRSHDGIFPIPGFESCAQVDEVLSFYERDNVVTEQDLAIMEQYRRELGKRFCRRCEYCQPCPQGVMITPAMGYPIVASRMSPAVAADFCRKAMETVPLCTECGACIARCPYELPISDILKANYAMYRGHVAGSQGGFAGGKSS; via the coding sequence ATGAAATACCTGCCGCTCGGCTCCACCGACCTGACCGTTTCGGAATGCGGTTTCGGCTGCATCCCCATTATCCGCCTGCCCCAGGACGAAGCGGTCCGGGTCCTCCGGCACGCCTTCGACCGGGGGATCACCTTCTTCGACACGGCCAACGCCTATCGCGACAGCGAAGAGAAGATGGGGATCGCCTTTGCCGGCATCCGCCACAAGGTGGTCATCGCCACCAAGAGCCTGCTGCGGAGCGCCGAGGGCGTAACCGGCCACGTGGAGAACAGCCTCCGGAAGCTGGGCACCGATTACCTGGACCTCTACCAACTGCACCAGATCGCCCAGGGAAAGGACTGGGCCGAGGTCACGGGCCCGTCGGGCGCGCTGGAAGCGGCCATGGCCGCCAAGGCCGCCGGCAAGGTCAGGCACGTGGGGGTCACCTCCCATAACCTGGAGATGGCCCTCAAGCTGGTCCGCACCGGCCTGTTCGACACGATCCAGTTCCCCTTCAACCTGATCGAGGAAGGGGCCAGGGATGAGTTGCTCGGCGCGGCCCGCAACGCGGGCATGGCCTTCATCTGCATGAAACCGTTCGGGGGCGGCGTGATCGACAATGCCGCCGTGGCCTTTACCTACCTCCGCAGCCACGACGGCATCTTCCCGATCCCGGGATTCGAGTCCTGCGCCCAGGTGGACGAGGTCCTTTCATTCTACGAACGCGACAACGTCGTCACCGAGCAGGACCTGGCGATCATGGAACAGTACCGCCGCGAGCTGGGCAAACGGTTCTGCCGCCGCTGCGAATACTGCCAGCCCTGCCCCCAGGGGGTGATGATCACCCCGGCCATGGGCTACCCGATCGTTGCCTCGCGCATGTCGCCGGCCGTTGCGGCGGATTTCTGCAGGAAAGCCATGGAAACGGTGCCCCTTTGCACCGAATGCGGGGCCTGCATCGCGCGCTGTCCGTACGAATTGCCGATCAGCGACATTCTCAAGGCGAATTATGCGATGTACCGGGGGCATGTGGCGGGGAGTCAGGGGGGATTCGCAGGTGGTAAATCTTCGTAA
- a CDS encoding AraC family transcriptional regulator, whose translation MTQASESLRERRLVELLDSLATGEGLSSSILEGVQFMRSDKYSPPIPMLYDPCIVIVGQGRKTSYLGDQVYTYDPYNYLVLSVPLPLVCETEASPEEPLLAVSMRVDPATLAELLMEMDTDIAMNGTVPRGIYSAPLTGELIDATVRLLECLRSPVDSRILGPQTMREITYRVLCGEQGGALRAVAIRHNRFSQIARAIRLIHASYQHELNIETLAGEAGMSVSTFHHNFKQVTSASPLQYLKSIRLHKARMLMVQDGLTANAASGRVGYESASQFSREFKRFFGNTPADEAAKMRNLGGGNS comes from the coding sequence ATGACGCAGGCATCAGAATCGCTGCGAGAACGAAGATTGGTGGAATTACTTGATTCCCTGGCAACGGGAGAAGGGCTTTCTTCCTCAATTCTTGAGGGGGTTCAATTCATGCGGTCGGATAAATACAGCCCCCCCATTCCCATGCTCTATGACCCCTGTATCGTGATTGTGGGGCAAGGGCGCAAGACAAGTTACCTGGGAGATCAGGTCTATACTTATGATCCGTACAATTACCTGGTGCTTTCGGTACCATTGCCGCTTGTATGTGAGACAGAGGCCAGCCCTGAAGAACCCTTGCTGGCTGTTTCCATGCGGGTGGATCCGGCAACATTAGCAGAGTTGCTGATGGAAATGGATACGGACATAGCAATGAACGGAACCGTTCCGAGGGGTATTTATTCGGCACCGTTGACCGGTGAACTGATTGATGCCACGGTGAGGCTGCTGGAATGCCTGCGGTCACCCGTTGACAGCCGTATTCTCGGGCCGCAGACCATGAGAGAGATTACCTACAGGGTGCTTTGCGGGGAGCAGGGGGGCGCGTTGAGGGCAGTGGCCATACGACACAACCGTTTCAGCCAGATTGCCCGGGCGATACGACTTATCCATGCGTCTTATCAGCACGAGTTGAACATTGAAACCCTTGCCGGTGAGGCCGGCATGAGCGTGTCGACGTTTCACCACAACTTCAAGCAGGTGACTTCGGCATCTCCGCTACAGTACCTCAAAAGCATCAGACTGCATAAAGCCCGGATGCTTATGGTACAGGACGGCCTTACCGCAAACGCTGCATCCGGGCGGGTCGGCTACGAGAGTGCATCTCAGTTCAGCCGGGAATTCAAACGATTCTTCGGCAATACTCCAGCGGATGAAGCCGCAAAAATGCGGAACCTGGGTGGAGGGAATTCATGA
- a CDS encoding HNH endonuclease encodes MTDLTPSLKLFSSLSRAPGAVWTEATKRKAPHKPILLLAVLDLVHRGVISNPFIDVTADLVELNELFNLYWRRVVPLGQTSSIAFPFSRLSREPFWELVPQPGKTITDAVINNTASVSYLRKYALGAKLEDGLFRVMQSGEGREALREALLLSCFSPEAAAQLREQSIINREAFDYSRLLEEQAHLPLVKEIVEADNYRPAVRDQAFRKVVTTAYDHRCALCGIRIVTPDGHTVVEAAHIVPWSRSQNDDIRNGMALCRLCHWGFDEGMLGVSDSYTVITSRSIGIDPNFPGLLLTLSGRGIIPPTDPDKSPAREYLAEHRRAWRL; translated from the coding sequence ATGACCGATCTCACCCCCTCCCTCAAACTCTTCTCCTCACTCTCCCGCGCCCCCGGCGCGGTCTGGACAGAGGCTACCAAGCGCAAGGCCCCGCATAAGCCCATCCTCCTGCTGGCGGTGCTGGACCTTGTGCACCGCGGCGTCATCTCCAACCCGTTCATCGACGTCACCGCCGATCTGGTGGAGCTGAACGAGCTGTTCAACCTATACTGGCGGCGGGTGGTGCCGCTGGGGCAGACCAGCAGTATCGCCTTCCCCTTCTCCCGCCTTTCCCGTGAACCGTTCTGGGAGCTGGTCCCCCAACCGGGAAAGACCATCACCGATGCGGTGATCAACAACACCGCCTCCGTCAGCTACCTGCGTAAATACGCCCTGGGGGCGAAGCTGGAAGACGGGCTGTTCCGGGTCATGCAGAGCGGGGAGGGGCGGGAGGCACTGCGGGAAGCGTTGCTCCTTTCCTGCTTCTCACCCGAGGCTGCGGCGCAGCTGCGGGAGCAGTCGATCATCAACCGGGAGGCGTTCGACTACAGCCGTCTGCTGGAGGAGCAGGCGCACCTGCCGCTGGTGAAGGAGATCGTCGAGGCGGACAACTACCGGCCGGCGGTGCGGGACCAGGCGTTCCGCAAGGTGGTAACCACGGCCTACGACCACCGCTGCGCCCTGTGCGGCATCCGTATCGTCACCCCAGACGGCCACACCGTGGTGGAGGCGGCCCATATCGTGCCGTGGAGCAGAAGCCAGAACGACGACATCCGCAACGGCATGGCCCTTTGCCGGCTCTGCCACTGGGGCTTTGACGAGGGAATGCTCGGCGTCTCCGACAGCTACACCGTCATCACCTCCCGCTCCATCGGCATTGATCCCAACTTCCCCGGCCTGCTCCTGACCCTCTCCGGCCGTGGCATCATCCCCCCGACAGACCCGGATAAATCTCCGGCTCGTGAGTATCTGGCCGAACATCGCCGGGCGTGGCGACTTTGA
- a CDS encoding addiction module toxin RelE → MAPRSSIEFAESAVADLADIIAWYANQQVSEVGKRLVGEVVAQVERFADFPESGRIVPEFELANLREIIHPPFRIVYRVDAARIRIVRVWRSERLMKMVEGSE, encoded by the coding sequence ATGGCGCCCAGGTCAAGCATTGAATTTGCCGAGTCGGCGGTCGCCGATCTGGCTGACATCATTGCCTGGTATGCCAACCAGCAGGTATCCGAGGTGGGGAAGCGCCTGGTCGGGGAGGTTGTCGCCCAGGTGGAGCGGTTCGCCGACTTCCCCGAAAGCGGGCGGATCGTGCCGGAGTTCGAGCTTGCCAATCTGCGTGAGATTATTCATCCGCCGTTTCGGATTGTTTATCGGGTCGATGCTGCCCGCATCCGGATTGTCCGTGTCTGGCGTAGTGAGCGGTTGATGAAGATGGTGGAAGGGAGTGAATGA
- a CDS encoding prevent-host-death family protein: MTTNTKFSEDIVPLSDLKINPGRIVSQVDKTHRPVLLTSRGRGVAVVQSVRDFEADAEERAFLKAVVQGLVDIEQGRTVSLADARKRLGLD; this comes from the coding sequence ATGACCACGAACACAAAGTTTTCCGAGGACATCGTCCCGCTCTCCGATTTAAAGATCAATCCGGGGCGTATTGTCAGCCAGGTGGACAAAACCCACCGGCCGGTGCTTCTGACGAGCCGGGGCCGGGGTGTCGCCGTCGTGCAATCCGTCAGGGATTTCGAGGCCGATGCCGAAGAGCGGGCATTTCTGAAGGCGGTCGTTCAGGGACTCGTTGACATCGAGCAGGGGCGGACCGTGAGTCTGGCCGACGCCAGGAAGCGTCTCGGGCTGGACTGA
- a CDS encoding tRNA methyltransferase: protein MTTVDLRGATCPTNFVKAKLALETVDTGAVVEFLLDDGEPVKNVPRSLKGEGHKLLGLKEADGYYVLTVEKGEE from the coding sequence ATGACAACCGTTGATCTGCGCGGGGCAACCTGCCCCACCAATTTCGTCAAAGCAAAGCTGGCGCTGGAAACGGTTGATACCGGCGCAGTGGTCGAATTCCTCCTGGACGACGGCGAGCCGGTCAAGAACGTCCCCCGCAGCCTCAAGGGCGAGGGACACAAACTCCTTGGCCTCAAGGAGGCAGACGGCTACTACGTCCTGACGGTGGAAAAGGGGGAGGAGTAA
- a CDS encoding sulfite reductase: MPEEKKNTAIDLKNLKAGGFIKERGKDLFTVRLRVPGGRLPVGRLKKIAEVAEKYGQGMVHLSVRQSVELINIKFRDFDAVVAELGEGTQKVASCGARVRVPTACGGCEYNPNGLVDTQKSALEVDEKLFGTPTGHHKFKVGFAGCPFDCPKSATNDVGFQGAVWPVLFADHCIGCGLCAKSCTEDAIATGDNGKPRFIPANCLYCGDCLKVCPTEAWRAGKKGYTVRIGGKWGRRPLVGTLFAEFLPEDQVVDFIAAVLGWYQEKAEGQGRIRLGDVIRAQGPEALLTRLRERFPAFAVNATIAPQAIATQVGKEKQAHDNR; encoded by the coding sequence ATGCCCGAGGAGAAGAAGAATACCGCCATCGACCTCAAGAACCTCAAGGCCGGCGGCTTCATCAAGGAGCGGGGTAAGGATCTCTTCACCGTGCGCCTGCGGGTCCCCGGCGGGCGGCTGCCCGTGGGGCGGCTCAAGAAGATCGCCGAGGTGGCCGAGAAATACGGCCAGGGGATGGTCCATCTCTCGGTGCGCCAGTCGGTGGAGCTGATCAACATCAAATTCAGGGACTTCGACGCCGTGGTGGCCGAGCTGGGGGAGGGGACCCAGAAGGTCGCCTCCTGCGGGGCCCGGGTGCGCGTGCCCACCGCCTGCGGCGGCTGCGAGTACAACCCCAACGGCCTGGTGGACACCCAAAAGTCGGCCCTGGAGGTGGATGAAAAGCTGTTCGGCACCCCCACCGGCCACCACAAGTTCAAGGTCGGCTTTGCCGGCTGCCCCTTTGACTGTCCCAAGTCCGCCACCAATGACGTGGGCTTCCAGGGCGCGGTCTGGCCCGTCCTCTTCGCGGACCACTGCATCGGCTGCGGCCTCTGCGCCAAATCATGCACCGAAGACGCCATTGCCACGGGAGACAACGGCAAGCCCCGCTTCATCCCCGCCAACTGCCTCTACTGCGGCGACTGCCTCAAGGTCTGCCCCACCGAGGCCTGGCGGGCGGGAAAAAAGGGCTACACCGTGCGGATCGGCGGCAAATGGGGCCGCCGTCCCCTGGTGGGCACCCTGTTCGCCGAGTTCCTGCCCGAAGACCAGGTGGTCGACTTCATCGCCGCGGTCCTGGGGTGGTACCAGGAAAAGGCCGAAGGCCAGGGCAGGATCAGGCTCGGCGACGTGATTCGCGCCCAGGGGCCCGAAGCCCTGCTCACCCGCCTGCGGGAGCGCTTCCCCGCCTTCGCGGTCAATGCCACCATTGCCCCCCAGGCCATCGCCACCCAGGTCGGAAAGGAGAAACAGGCCCATGACAACCGTTGA
- a CDS encoding sulfate ABC transporter: protein MSIEIANVTKQFGSFTALDNVNLAVPSGELTALLGPSGSGKTTLLRIIAGLETPDAGSIRFDGEETTDRHVRERQVGFVFQHYALFRHMTVAENVAFGLTVKPRRERRPKQEIRERVHELLRLVQLEGLAARFPSQLSGGQRQRVALARALAVEPKVLLLDEPFGALDAKVRVELRRWLRRLHDEIHVTSVFVTHDQEEALEVADRIVVMNRGRIEQVGTPAEVYDQPANPFVFDFLGSVNLFHCRTGQGQQARAATPEAAVGYVRSHDIEVERSQTADAVEAQVRHIQSVGPAVRVELLVRGTGKTVEAELSRDGAERLALSPGETVYARPRRIQTFVEDYQI from the coding sequence ATGAGCATCGAGATCGCCAACGTCACCAAGCAGTTCGGCAGCTTCACCGCCTTGGACAACGTGAATCTGGCCGTCCCCTCCGGGGAGCTGACCGCCCTCCTGGGCCCCTCGGGCTCGGGCAAGACCACCCTGTTGCGGATCATCGCCGGCCTGGAGACGCCGGATGCCGGCTCGATCCGCTTCGACGGCGAGGAAACCACCGACCGCCACGTGCGGGAGCGCCAGGTCGGCTTCGTGTTCCAGCACTACGCCCTGTTCCGGCACATGACCGTGGCGGAGAACGTGGCCTTCGGCCTCACCGTGAAGCCGCGCCGGGAGCGGCGGCCGAAACAGGAGATCAGGGAGCGGGTTCACGAGCTCCTGCGCCTAGTGCAGCTTGAGGGGCTTGCCGCCCGCTTCCCGTCCCAACTCTCCGGCGGCCAGCGCCAGCGGGTGGCCCTGGCCCGGGCCCTGGCCGTGGAACCCAAGGTGCTGCTCCTGGATGAGCCCTTCGGCGCCCTGGACGCCAAGGTGCGGGTGGAGTTGCGGCGCTGGCTGCGCCGGCTCCACGACGAGATCCACGTCACCAGCGTCTTCGTCACCCACGACCAGGAAGAGGCCCTGGAAGTGGCCGACCGGATCGTGGTCATGAACAGGGGCCGGATCGAGCAGGTGGGGACCCCGGCGGAGGTCTACGACCAGCCGGCCAATCCCTTTGTCTTCGACTTCCTGGGCAGCGTCAACCTCTTCCACTGCCGGACCGGGCAGGGGCAACAGGCGCGGGCCGCCACCCCCGAAGCGGCGGTGGGGTATGTGCGCTCCCACGACATCGAGGTGGAGCGGAGCCAGACCGCCGACGCCGTGGAGGCCCAGGTGCGCCACATCCAGTCCGTGGGCCCGGCAGTGCGGGTTGAGCTCCTGGTGCGCGGCACCGGCAAGACCGTTGAGGCGGAACTCTCCCGCGACGGCGCCGAGCGCCTCGCCCTCAGCCCCGGCGAAACGGTCTATGCCCGGCCGCGCAGGATTCAGACCTTTGTGGAGGATTATCAGATATGA
- the cysW gene encoding sulfate/thiosulfate transporter permease subunit (Part of the ABC transporter complex cysAWTP involved in sulfate/thiosulfate import) → MPASIRTRTEPAPVRWALTAGALLFLGLFLFVPLAAVFAQALEKGWGAYLAAIREPDALAAVKLTFITAAISVPLNLVFGVVAAWAIAKFEFRGKQLLITLIDLPFSVSPVISGLIYILLFGLQGWLGPWLQDHDAKIIFAVPGIVLATVFVTFPFVARELIPLMEAQGTDEEEAAITLGANGFQTFWRVTLPNIKWGLIYGVILCNARAMGEFGAVSVVSGHIRGETNTIPLHVEILYNEYNYAAAFAVASLLALLALVTLVLKSVVEWRMRADA, encoded by the coding sequence ATGCCAGCATCAATCCGCACCCGCACCGAGCCGGCCCCGGTCCGCTGGGCGCTCACCGCCGGCGCGCTCCTGTTCCTCGGCCTCTTTCTGTTCGTGCCCCTGGCCGCGGTCTTTGCCCAGGCCCTGGAAAAGGGGTGGGGCGCCTACCTGGCAGCCATCCGCGAGCCCGACGCCCTGGCAGCGGTGAAGCTGACCTTCATCACCGCGGCCATCAGCGTGCCCCTGAACCTGGTCTTCGGCGTGGTCGCGGCCTGGGCCATCGCCAAGTTCGAGTTCCGGGGCAAGCAGCTCCTGATCACCCTGATCGACCTGCCGTTCTCGGTGTCGCCGGTCATCTCGGGCCTGATCTACATCCTTCTGTTCGGGCTCCAGGGGTGGCTCGGCCCCTGGCTCCAGGATCATGACGCAAAGATCATCTTCGCCGTGCCCGGCATCGTCCTGGCCACGGTCTTCGTCACCTTCCCCTTCGTGGCCCGCGAGCTGATCCCGCTCATGGAGGCCCAGGGCACGGACGAGGAAGAGGCGGCCATCACCCTGGGGGCGAACGGTTTCCAGACCTTTTGGCGGGTGACCCTGCCCAACATCAAGTGGGGGCTCATCTACGGGGTCATCCTGTGCAACGCCCGGGCAATGGGCGAGTTCGGGGCGGTCTCGGTGGTCTCCGGCCATATCCGGGGCGAGACCAACACCATCCCCCTCCACGTGGAGATCCTCTACAACGAGTACAACTACGCCGCCGCCTTTGCCGTGGCCTCGCTCCTGGCCCTGCTGGCCCTGGTCACCCTGGTCCTGAAGAGCGTGGTCGAGTGGCGGATGCGGGCCGATGCCTGA
- a CDS encoding sulfate ABC transporter permease subunit CysT, which produces MATRPITRNTVIPGFGPALGYTVFYLSLVVLLPLSALAVKTASLTWGEFLATVAAPRVVASYRVTFGAALAAAGVNAVFGLLVAWVLVRYRLPGKRFIDALVDLPFALPTAVAGITLSSVYAANGWLGQFLEPRGITVAFTPVGIFVAMTFIGLPFVVRTVQPVLEELEEEVEEAAACLGATRWQTFRRVLFPELLPAVLTGFALAFARGVGEYGSIIFIAGNMPMVSEITPLLIITKLEQYDYAGATAIATVMLFFSFLMLLAVNLLQKWSRRHAA; this is translated from the coding sequence ATGGCGACAAGACCAATCACGCGAAACACCGTCATCCCCGGCTTCGGCCCGGCCCTGGGCTACACGGTCTTCTACCTCTCCCTGGTCGTGCTCCTGCCGCTCTCGGCCCTGGCGGTGAAAACGGCCAGCCTCACCTGGGGGGAATTCCTCGCCACCGTGGCAGCCCCCCGGGTGGTGGCCTCCTACCGGGTCACCTTCGGCGCGGCCCTGGCCGCCGCCGGGGTCAACGCGGTCTTCGGTCTCTTGGTGGCCTGGGTGCTCGTGCGCTACCGCCTGCCGGGCAAGCGCTTCATCGATGCCCTGGTGGATCTCCCCTTCGCGCTCCCCACGGCCGTGGCCGGCATCACCCTGTCGTCGGTCTACGCGGCCAACGGCTGGCTCGGCCAGTTCCTGGAGCCCCGGGGGATCACGGTCGCCTTCACCCCGGTGGGGATCTTCGTGGCCATGACCTTCATCGGTCTCCCCTTTGTGGTGCGGACGGTGCAGCCGGTTCTGGAAGAGCTGGAAGAGGAGGTCGAGGAGGCCGCCGCCTGCCTCGGCGCCACTCGCTGGCAGACCTTCCGGCGGGTGCTGTTCCCTGAGCTCCTGCCGGCGGTCCTGACCGGCTTTGCCCTGGCCTTTGCCAGAGGGGTCGGCGAGTACGGCTCCATCATCTTCATCGCCGGCAACATGCCGATGGTGTCCGAGATCACCCCGCTCCTGATCATCACCAAGCTGGAGCAGTACGACTATGCCGGCGCCACCGCCATCGCCACGGTGATGCTCTTCTTCTCGTTCCTGATGCTCCTGGCCGTGAACCTGCTCCAGAAGTGGAGCCGGCGCCATGCAGCCTGA